Proteins found in one Triticum aestivum cultivar Chinese Spring chromosome 4D, IWGSC CS RefSeq v2.1, whole genome shotgun sequence genomic segment:
- the LOC123099784 gene encoding zinc finger protein ZAT11, giving the protein MTKDVASGDTQSPIKLIELLLKLSSPAASSRVIGKNKRVQLQAAGGAYECRTCGRRFATFQALGGHRTSHKRPRVRAHGLDLLLGARPGKARAPMQLHRCGTCRHAFPTGQALGGHMRRHRPAVAAATWTETATSSSTSCLSVSAQHDDADWPTLIQFI; this is encoded by the coding sequence ATGACAAAGGACGTGGCCAGTGGTGATACACAGTCGCCGATCAAGTTGATAGAGCTGCTGCTTAAGCTATCTTCGCCGGCAGCGTCTAGCAGGGTGATCGGCAAGAACAAGCGTGTGCAGCTGCAGGCCGCCGGCGGCGCCTACGAGTGCCGGACGTGCGGCCGCCGGTTCGCCACGTTCCAGGCGCTGGGCGGCCACCGGACCAGCCACAAGCGGCCGCGGGTGCGCGCGCACGGCCTCGATCTCCTGCTCGGCGCGCGCCCAGGCAAGGCCAGGGCCCCGATGCAGCTGCACCGCTGCGGCACGTGCCGCCATGCGTTCCCCACGGGGCAGGCGCTCGGCGGCCACATGCGCCGCCACAGGCCGGCCGTGGCCGCCGCGACGTGGACGGAGACGGCCACGTCGTCGTCGACCTCGTGCCTGTCTGTGTCTGCTCAGCATGACGATGCCGATTGGCCTACTTTAATACAGTTTATATGA